The DNA segment ACAACGGGGAGGGCCCCGGAGCGGTTCGCTCCGGGGCCCTCCCCGCGTGGTGTCCGGTTCCGGGAAACGCCGGCTCAGACGGTCTTGATGACCTCGTCGTAGGCGAGGCGCGGCAGACGCGGGAACCAGGCGTCCTCGCCCGGCTTGCCGATGTTGACGACCATCAGCAGGCTGTGGTCGCCGTCGAGGAACTCCTTCTCGATGCCCGCGGCGTCGAAGCCGGTCATCGGGCCGGCGGCCAGACCGGCGGCGCGGACGCCGATGATGAAGTACGCGGCCTGGAGGGCGGCGTTCAGCGAGGCGGCGGACTCGCGGACCGGGCGCTCCGAGAAGAACATGTCCTTGGCCTGCGGGAAGTGCGGCAGCAGGCCCGGAAGCTCCTCGTGGAACTCGTTGTCGGCGGCCAGGATCGCGACCAGCGGGGCGGTCGAGGTCTTCGCCTGGTTGCCCTCGGCCATGTGCTTGACGAGGCGCCCGCGAGCGTCCTCCGAACGCACCAGCACGACGCGCAGCGGCGACTGGTTGAAGGCGGTCGGGCCGTACTTGACCAGGTCGTAGATGGCCTGGACCTGCTCGTCGCTCACCGGCTCGTCGGTGAACGTGTTGGCGGTGCGGGCCTCACGGAAGAGGAGGTCCTGGGCGGCGGGGTCAAGAACGAGGGACATCGTGCGAGTTACCTTCCGGACGTACGCGGGGGGATCGGGCCGCGGTCACGGGGGACCGGGCGACGTCGATCACCGTACGGGGAAAGTGCATTAACTTTCAACTAACTGAGGAGTGGGGAGGCTCACGCCGGGTCACCGGAATAAGACCGACCGGGCTTCGCTCAGCCCCCGTCCGGGCCCCGGCCGTCCGCCTCCGGGCCCGCCAGCGCCGCGTCCAGCCGGGCGCGGGCGCCCTCCAGCCAGTGCCGGCACACCTTCGCCAG comes from the Streptomyces sp. NBC_00525 genome and includes:
- a CDS encoding malonic semialdehyde reductase, with the translated sequence MSLVLDPAAQDLLFREARTANTFTDEPVSDEQVQAIYDLVKYGPTAFNQSPLRVVLVRSEDARGRLVKHMAEGNQAKTSTAPLVAILAADNEFHEELPGLLPHFPQAKDMFFSERPVRESAASLNAALQAAYFIIGVRAAGLAAGPMTGFDAAGIEKEFLDGDHSLLMVVNIGKPGEDAWFPRLPRLAYDEVIKTV